A stretch of Colletotrichum lupini chromosome 2, complete sequence DNA encodes these proteins:
- a CDS encoding SMP-30/Gluconolaconase/LRE-like region, whose product MAPLQTWTVDKPYLNIHCGLGEGPYYERAANILRFVDIKKKRVHFVNLEQGPESLRTVQLDVPVGVTADVEGVDPADKILVGLKYGIAVLDVRSGEYQYVAKLHDRHNERLRSNDGAVDPNGRFWLGTMTDFGLGDFQVEGALHRFDGKSGNEQVLQDILIPNSVGWSPDNKTMYFTHSTDRKVYAWDYSVADGGALSNKRVFYTHDGKGEPDGFRVDTEGNLWHAVYGEGRVLKISPQGQLLGEVRVPTLATSCVQFVGTELFITTAQLGEDEGTEEQRELGGALFRVDVGARGLEPFEFKL is encoded by the exons ATGGCACCTCTTCAGACATGGACGGTCGATAAGCCGTACCTCAACATCCACTGCGGCCTGGGCGAAGGACCATACTACGAAAGGGCGGCCAACATCCTCCGCTTCGTCGACATCAAGAAGAAGAGGGTCCACTTTGTCAACCTCGAGCAAGGGCCCGAGTCCCTGCGGACGGTGCAGCTCGACGTGCCCGTCGGCGTGACGGCCGACGTCGAGGGGGTCGACCCGGCCGACAAGATCCTGGTCGGCCTCAAGTACGGCATCGCCGTGCTCGACGTCCGGTCGGGCGAGTACCAGTACGTCGCCAAGCTGCACGACCGGCACAATGAGAGGCTGCGGTCCAACGACGGCGCCGTCGACCCGAACGGACGGTTTTGGCTTGGTACCATGACGGATTTCGGGCTGGGTGATTTCCAGGTTGAAG GCGCACTGCACCGCTTCGACGGAAAGTCGGGCAACGAGCAAGTCCTCCAGGATATCCTGATCCCCAACTCGGTGGGATGGTCCCCGGACAACAAGACAATGTACTTTACGCACTCCACCGACCGTAAAGTCTACGCGTGGGACTACTCTGTCGCCGACGGCGGCGCGCTCTCCAACAAGCGCGTCTTCTACACCCACGACGGTAAAGGCGAGCCCGACGGCTTCCGCGTCGACACGGAGGGCAACCTGTGGCACGCCGTCTACGGCGAGGGTCGCGTGCTCAAGATCTCGCCCCAGGGTCAGCTCCTTGGCGAGGTGCGCGTGCCGACGCTGGCGACGAGCTGCGTGCAGTTCGTCGGGACCGAGCTCTTCATCACGACGGCGCAGCTTGGCGAGGACGAGGGGACCGAGGAGCAGAGGGAGCTTGGGGGCGCGTTGTTCCGCGTCGATGTTGGCGCCAGGGGTCTGGAGCCGTTTGAGTTTAAGCTCTGA